From a region of the Candidatus Brocadia sp. genome:
- a CDS encoding twin-arginine translocase TatA/TatE family subunit, giving the protein MISMPGGWEWIVIGIIVFVVFGKRLPNTMKTIGKSFANFRQGFKGVEKEIKEVKEIKNDIDTITKLKIS; this is encoded by the coding sequence ATGATTAGCATGCCCGGTGGTTGGGAGTGGATCGTAATCGGTATTATTGTTTTTGTCGTATTTGGTAAGAGACTTCCAAATACCATGAAAACGATAGGGAAAAGTTTTGCGAACTTCCGGCAGGGTTTTAAAGGTGTTGAGAAAGAGATAAAAGAGGTTAAAGAAATCAAGAACGATATCGATACCATTACAAAACTAAAAATAAGCTAA
- a CDS encoding MBL fold metallo-hydrolase, translating into MENTSETDFVKFLGTAGARIVVSKQLRASGGMWYSLQGFNVLVDPGPGCLVRCISSRPKMDPMKLDAIILTHRHLDHAADVNVMIEAMTEGGFKQRGALYTPEDALTEDPVVFQYVRSYILQIEIIREGGRYKLSDTVSFETPLRHQHPSETYGINFFTQNYTISLIVDTRFFPELLKYYTGEILIVNVVRYTVDKDMKSWLYHLSIADVKEIVNALKPKVTILNHFGMTMIKAQPRIVAERLSQEMGLKIIAAADGMKFHFADVKNEK; encoded by the coding sequence ATGGAAAATACATCCGAAACCGATTTTGTGAAATTTCTTGGGACGGCTGGCGCCAGGATTGTCGTATCCAAGCAATTGCGGGCATCAGGCGGCATGTGGTATTCCCTGCAGGGTTTTAACGTATTGGTCGATCCCGGACCGGGCTGTTTGGTGAGGTGCATTTCAAGCAGACCGAAGATGGACCCGATGAAATTGGATGCCATCATTCTTACCCACCGGCACCTCGATCATGCCGCGGATGTGAATGTCATGATCGAAGCGATGACCGAAGGCGGGTTCAAGCAGCGTGGCGCCCTTTATACCCCTGAAGATGCCTTAACAGAAGATCCTGTTGTTTTTCAATATGTAAGAAGTTATATCCTTCAGATAGAAATCATCAGAGAGGGCGGCAGATATAAGCTCTCTGATACGGTGTCTTTCGAAACACCCCTGAGACATCAACATCCCAGTGAGACTTACGGTATAAATTTTTTTACTCAGAACTATACCATTTCATTGATTGTAGACACTCGCTTTTTTCCGGAATTATTGAAGTATTATACGGGTGAGATTTTAATTGTCAACGTAGTTCGTTATACCGTGGATAAAGATATGAAGAGTTGGCTTTATCATCTCAGCATTGCAGATGTAAAAGAAATTGTCAATGCCCTGAAGCCGAAGGTAACGATATTAAATCATTTTGGTATGACGATGATCAAGGCGCAACCCCGTATCGTTGCCGAACGACTATCACAAGAGATGGGATTAAAGATTATTGCCGCGGCGGATGGAATGAAATTTCATTTTGCGGATGTGAAAAACGAGAAGTAG
- a CDS encoding phage integrase N-terminal SAM-like domain-containing protein, with protein MKSHDPIAEWKKAHTKLFAEIKTRHYSPKTLRFYSLWVRKFQLFLKNKPPGDLSSADAKEFLRFLAIRENVSASSQNQAFNALLFFYRYAIKRDFGDQRDNVRAKRRCHIPVAQIDVVLKNLSSPYNLIVKL; from the coding sequence ATGAAATCCCATGACCCAATTGCTGAATGGAAAAAGGCTCACACTAAGTTGTTTGCCGAGATAAAGACAAGACACTATTCGCCAAAAACATTAAGGTTCTATTCATTATGGGTCAGAAAGTTCCAGCTTTTTTTGAAAAACAAGCCTCCCGGGGATTTGTCTTCAGCCGATGCGAAGGAGTTTTTACGATTCCTGGCAATCAGGGAGAATGTCTCTGCGTCTTCCCAAAATCAGGCGTTTAATGCCCTCTTGTTTTTTTATCGTTATGCGATCAAGAGAGATTTCGGAGATCAGAGGGACAATGTTCGGGCGAAGAGAAGGTGCCATATACCTGTTGCGCAAATTGATGTTGTCCTGAAAAATCTCAGTAGTCCGTATAACCTTATTGTCAAGTTATGA
- a CDS encoding NmrA family NAD(P)-binding protein, which produces MKILVTGSTGTVGSEVVKELHKRNAAVRALVHSGGKGGDLPTDVEVVVGDLLDPVAVQKALDGVDKLYLLNAVVPDELTQGLIAYDLAKSLKLQQVVYHSVFEVDRFKDVPHFASKLAIENALKEFDVPFTILRPSYFFQNDKALKEPLVEAGVYPVPLGTRGISAVDVRDIAEAAAIALTTNGHQRKTYNLVGPKVLSGPDAASIWSGLLHREIRYAGEALDSWEEQMRHSVPPWMAFDLRMMFQGYLERGFVAGDGDIKALTELLGHPPRSYEDFARETALAWQNKDG; this is translated from the coding sequence ATGAAGATTCTGGTAACGGGCAGCACCGGCACAGTTGGCTCTGAAGTGGTCAAGGAGCTTCATAAGCGCAACGCTGCGGTTCGCGCTCTTGTCCACAGCGGGGGCAAGGGTGGCGACTTGCCGACGGATGTTGAAGTTGTCGTCGGCGACCTACTGGACCCGGTAGCGGTCCAAAAAGCGCTTGACGGTGTAGACAAACTTTACCTATTGAACGCTGTCGTTCCCGATGAGCTTACACAGGGACTCATAGCCTACGATCTAGCGAAGAGTCTCAAACTACAACAGGTCGTTTATCACTCGGTCTTCGAAGTAGACCGATTTAAGGACGTTCCACACTTTGCTTCTAAACTTGCTATCGAGAACGCACTAAAAGAGTTTGACGTTCCTTTTACCATTCTCCGCCCGAGCTACTTCTTCCAGAACGACAAGGCGTTAAAGGAGCCGCTGGTGGAGGCCGGCGTCTATCCGGTGCCCCTGGGAACGCGCGGCATTTCGGCGGTGGACGTGCGTGACATCGCGGAGGCCGCTGCCATTGCGCTAACGACCAATGGTCACCAGAGAAAAACATACAATCTCGTCGGCCCGAAAGTCTTGAGCGGCCCGGACGCTGCTTCGATATGGAGCGGACTGCTTCACAGAGAGATTCGCTACGCAGGGGAAGCTCTCGACTCGTGGGAAGAGCAAATGCGGCATAGTGTCCCGCCGTGGATGGCTTTTGACTTGCGTATGATGTTCCAGGGGTATTTGGAGCGCGGCTTTGTTGCGGGCGATGGAGATATCAAGGCATTAACGGAATTGTTGGGGCACCCACCTCGCAGTTACGAAGACTTCGCTCGGGAGACGGCGCTTGCTTGGCAGAACAAAGACGGCTGA
- a CDS encoding DUF4926 domain-containing protein has protein sequence MAYKLFEEVVLLKDIPEKRLKRGDVATIVEHHPVSKGEDGYSLEVFNALGDTIAVIIVPESAIEPLTENEIFSIRSLTAGGKE, from the coding sequence ATGGCATATAAATTGTTTGAAGAAGTCGTTTTATTAAAAGATATTCCTGAAAAAAGATTAAAAAGAGGGGACGTTGCCACTATTGTTGAGCATCACCCTGTTTCTAAGGGTGAAGACGGATATTCATTAGAAGTATTTAATGCGCTTGGAGACACAATAGCAGTGATAATTGTACCTGAATCAGCAATTGAGCCTTTAACAGAAAATGAGATTTTTAGTATTCGTTCGTTAACGGCAGGGGGAAAAGAGTAG
- a CDS encoding NfeD family protein: MEHIEWWHILVVAAIVCLILETLSHGLTGFAFAIAFASAAAAAYFGAQAKGQLLAAIISLAVSFFGLRPLFLCLLIKQTPATRTNLEALIGRRARVIEAIDTVTGGGRVQLDGDTWRASSLQKHEVGDWVVITDLDGVTVNVRKE; this comes from the coding sequence ATGGAACACATTGAGTGGTGGCACATACTTGTCGTTGCAGCAATTGTCTGCCTCATCCTTGAAACGCTTTCGCACGGCTTGACCGGTTTCGCGTTTGCGATTGCGTTCGCGTCAGCGGCTGCCGCCGCATATTTCGGAGCACAAGCCAAAGGCCAATTGCTCGCTGCAATAATCAGTTTGGCGGTTTCCTTTTTTGGCCTTCGACCGTTGTTTCTGTGTCTCTTGATCAAGCAGACACCAGCAACCAGAACAAACCTGGAGGCGTTGATCGGACGACGAGCAAGAGTAATCGAAGCGATTGACACCGTCACAGGCGGCGGCAGGGTTCAGCTTGACGGCGATACTTGGAGAGCCTCATCGCTCCAAAAGCACGAAGTCGGAGATTGGGTCGTAATTACAGATTTAGACGGTGTGACCGTCAACGTCAGAAAGGAATAA
- a CDS encoding SPFH/Band 7/PHB domain protein — protein MPPIIILSAVVLLFIIFVAFGFRLISQSETMVIERLGRYHRTLDSGINFIFPITDRTRTIEWKYIKADVDGKTIVRKGTIKRIDLRETVYDFPRQTVITKDNVTIELNALLYFQITDAKRAVYEINNLPDAIEKLTQTTLRNVIGELELDQTLASRDTINTKLRAILDDATGKWGVKINRVELQDIVPPDQIRDAMEKQMRAERDRRAAILEAEGKKQASILQAEGLRNAEVEKAQGEKQAAILIADGQAEARIRTAKAEAEAIRLVTESLARTKTDPAHYLLGVKYVETLREMVSGKNNKVVYLPFEATALFGSLGGVRELFQKTDEKRV, from the coding sequence ATGCCGCCTATCATCATCCTGAGTGCAGTCGTCTTATTGTTCATCATTTTCGTTGCCTTCGGCTTTCGCCTCATCAGCCAGTCGGAGACAATGGTTATAGAGCGTCTCGGACGCTACCACCGGACGCTGGATTCCGGCATCAATTTCATTTTCCCCATAACCGACCGCACCAGGACCATTGAATGGAAGTACATCAAGGCAGATGTTGACGGAAAAACAATCGTGAGAAAGGGCACTATCAAACGCATCGATTTGCGAGAGACCGTCTATGATTTTCCGAGGCAGACTGTCATCACGAAGGACAATGTCACTATCGAACTGAATGCGTTGCTTTATTTCCAGATTACCGACGCCAAACGGGCTGTTTACGAGATAAACAACTTGCCGGATGCGATTGAGAAGTTGACCCAGACGACTCTGCGAAACGTCATTGGAGAGCTTGAGCTTGACCAGACGCTTGCATCGCGTGACACGATAAACACGAAACTTCGCGCGATTCTTGACGACGCCACCGGAAAGTGGGGCGTGAAGATCAACCGTGTCGAGTTGCAGGATATTGTCCCACCCGATCAGATTCGCGACGCGATGGAGAAGCAGATGCGTGCCGAGCGAGACCGACGCGCCGCGATTCTTGAAGCCGAAGGTAAGAAGCAAGCCAGCATTCTACAAGCTGAGGGATTGCGGAACGCGGAAGTTGAAAAGGCACAGGGCGAGAAGCAGGCTGCCATTTTGATAGCTGACGGGCAGGCGGAAGCCAGAATCAGAACTGCCAAAGCAGAAGCGGAAGCAATTCGCCTCGTTACCGAATCGCTCGCACGCACCAAGACCGACCCCGCTCATTATCTGCTCGGCGTCAAATACGTTGAAACTCTGAGAGAGATGGTTTCAGGAAAGAACAACAAGGTTGTCTATCTGCCGTTCGAGGCCACGGCTCTCTTTGGCTCGCTCGGTGGCGTCAGAGAACTTTTCCAGAAGACAGATGAAAAACGGGTCTAA
- a CDS encoding GIY-YIG nuclease family protein, which translates to MDSNSSSPARVGKYRNITRRARSMSETLVLKKGIYGLVVRVLQRSSLEIGRLGTFDFPAGFYVYVGSAQNNLEHRIKRHLQREKKVRWHIDYLLPYGRVVSVHTYAGEKKKECVLSRKIGKMKDASAPVKGFGSSDCSCYSHLYFFQHAPVISRLRI; encoded by the coding sequence ATGGATTCAAATTCCTCATCTCCCGCACGAGTTGGGAAATATCGAAATATTACACGCCGGGCACGTTCCATGTCAGAAACTCTCGTTTTAAAGAAAGGAATATATGGCCTTGTTGTTCGAGTCCTGCAAAGGTCTTCTCTGGAGATCGGACGCCTGGGCACCTTCGATTTTCCGGCGGGTTTTTATGTCTATGTCGGAAGTGCACAAAACAACCTGGAGCACCGGATAAAAAGGCATTTACAGCGGGAAAAGAAAGTTCGCTGGCACATCGACTATCTCCTGCCATATGGACGAGTCGTCTCTGTCCATACCTATGCCGGCGAAAAAAAGAAGGAGTGCGTTCTGAGTCGTAAAATCGGAAAGATGAAAGATGCTTCGGCGCCGGTGAAAGGCTTTGGTTCATCGGATTGCTCCTGTTATTCACATCTCTATTTTTTCCAGCATGCCCCGGTGATATCCCGGCTCAGGATTTGA
- a CDS encoding ABC transporter ATP-binding protein: protein MDSYAIRTEGLTKVYKDFWRRKNTSALTNLNLTVERGEVFGLLGPNGSGKTTTVKLLLGLLFPTRGKSWVLGSPSGDLAVKRKIGFLPEESYLYKFLTAEEILDFYAKLFDIEKNERKRRIDALIREVRLDHVRKRPLRQYSKGMLRRIGLAQALINDPELVILDEPTSGLDPIGSREMKDMILGFKRQGKTVVLCSHLLADVQDVCDRIAIFNKGVLQVTGTVKELLSQNDAIEFVVRNLSREDIQAVKAFVESRKGSVVSIDHPSSTLEDLFISIIQHR from the coding sequence TTGGATAGTTACGCAATTAGGACAGAAGGACTTACGAAGGTTTATAAGGATTTCTGGCGGCGCAAAAATACCTCTGCCTTAACAAATCTGAATTTGACGGTCGAAAGGGGAGAAGTATTTGGACTGCTTGGCCCTAATGGATCGGGTAAAACAACCACCGTAAAATTATTACTCGGTCTTCTGTTTCCCACCAGGGGTAAATCGTGGGTATTGGGCTCTCCTTCAGGGGATTTAGCGGTAAAGAGAAAAATCGGTTTTTTACCTGAGGAATCGTATTTATACAAATTTCTTACGGCAGAAGAAATTCTGGATTTTTACGCAAAGCTCTTTGATATCGAAAAAAATGAAAGAAAACGGCGGATTGATGCACTTATCCGGGAGGTACGGTTGGACCATGTCCGTAAACGGCCGTTACGTCAATATTCAAAGGGAATGTTGCGGAGGATAGGACTTGCGCAGGCCCTGATTAACGATCCTGAGTTGGTGATCCTGGATGAGCCGACGAGTGGTTTGGACCCCATTGGCAGTCGTGAGATGAAGGACATGATTCTGGGATTTAAACGGCAGGGTAAGACGGTTGTCCTGTGCTCACACTTGCTGGCTGATGTACAAGACGTTTGTGACCGGATTGCCATCTTCAACAAAGGTGTGTTGCAGGTGACGGGAACGGTAAAAGAGTTGTTATCTCAAAACGATGCCATTGAATTCGTCGTAAGAAATCTTTCCCGCGAGGACATTCAGGCGGTGAAGGCCTTTGTTGAGAGCAGAAAGGGGAGCGTGGTATCCATTGATCATCCGTCATCTACCCTGGAAGATTTATTTATAAGCATTATTCAACATCGCTAA
- a CDS encoding ABC transporter permease: MIRTLAIHTLRESLRKKTLHVLIGLSIFIMLVLPAIPTTDEPDARVKMTLVVFFQVVVLLCISGVILLSATSLPYEIEDKTIYGILSKPVSRLKIIVGKITGFALLSALLLIILGLFNLVFVQYRASRLPEEYRGIVKARREFAASHFSIQGALHHARQGIVWIKGGRTGVAQWRFSDMKKIPENASDFEVEGNLKLESSRGFIETIPLVVRVEDEISGRGKTDVLLATIDKPFVLKIAPEIIQKNSVLNITVFPVLTTDYLGVTQMDVKVFSIQQGFVSNYGKAVLLTFLKFLLIVIIAVMGSTYLSAPVSIVAAFVVFFCGHVLAFIKDFSLLIQDHHAHEHAVPGALKAPNVLLVYMDYLIKKPLEWICFILPDFTRFDSLKFLLQGINIPGESVGISFGYTAVYAGVCLFLSAVILKKREFF, encoded by the coding sequence ATGATACGAACCCTTGCTATCCATACCCTTCGAGAGTCACTTCGAAAGAAAACACTCCATGTCCTCATCGGGCTTAGTATCTTCATCATGCTTGTTTTACCAGCGATTCCAACGACTGATGAACCAGATGCCAGGGTCAAGATGACCCTGGTTGTATTCTTTCAGGTGGTCGTGCTCTTATGCATCAGCGGGGTAATTCTTCTCTCTGCCACATCTTTACCGTATGAAATAGAAGACAAGACGATTTACGGTATTTTATCAAAACCTGTATCACGGCTAAAAATTATTGTGGGTAAGATCACAGGCTTTGCCCTGTTATCCGCCCTCCTTTTGATAATTTTGGGGCTGTTCAATCTCGTTTTTGTTCAATACCGTGCATCACGTTTGCCGGAAGAGTATCGTGGTATTGTAAAGGCAAGGCGGGAGTTTGCCGCCTCGCACTTTTCTATTCAAGGTGCCTTACATCACGCACGCCAGGGAATTGTATGGATTAAGGGGGGAAGAACAGGGGTTGCGCAATGGAGGTTTTCCGATATGAAGAAAATCCCTGAGAATGCTTCTGACTTCGAAGTTGAAGGTAATCTGAAGCTTGAAAGTAGCCGGGGGTTTATTGAAACGATCCCGTTGGTGGTAAGAGTAGAGGACGAAATTTCCGGTCGCGGGAAAACGGACGTCCTGTTAGCAACGATCGATAAACCATTTGTGTTAAAGATAGCGCCTGAAATTATTCAGAAAAATAGCGTCCTGAATATTACCGTTTTTCCCGTCCTTACAACGGACTATCTTGGTGTTACGCAAATGGATGTAAAGGTATTTTCGATACAACAAGGGTTTGTGTCGAATTATGGAAAGGCCGTTCTTCTTACCTTTTTGAAATTTTTGCTGATCGTAATTATTGCGGTCATGGGATCAACCTATCTTTCGGCTCCGGTGAGCATCGTAGCGGCGTTTGTGGTGTTCTTCTGTGGGCACGTATTAGCATTTATCAAAGATTTTTCCTTACTCATTCAAGACCATCATGCGCATGAACATGCCGTGCCGGGTGCGCTCAAAGCCCCCAATGTCCTTCTGGTGTATATGGACTATCTCATCAAAAAGCCGTTGGAATGGATCTGCTTTATTTTGCCTGATTTTACAAGGTTTGACAGCTTGAAATTTCTTTTGCAAGGCATAAACATCCCTGGTGAAAGCGTGGGGATTTCTTTTGGATATACTGCCGTATATGCCGGCGTGTGCCTTTTTCTATCCGCTGTTATCCTAAAAAAAAGAGAGTTTTTCTAA
- a CDS encoding sodium-translocating pyrophosphatase: MKSFLRKPIFKNNQVSIVMILLMLTILILGVSKSGLLSPSAHAQGAGKSGEERPQFELGESAQKERPLFALDGAVHKEMADTSDTIPKLWWIAPVGALFALFYARKFYREVMKSPDGNDTMKLIAGHVREGAYAYLKQQYKVVGIFFVGAFLVLLFISFGLHAQSKVVPFAFLSSGFLSGLAGFLGMKTATSASSRTAEGARKSLNQGLQVAFRSGAVMGLIVVGMGLLDISLWFFVFRKFTSISLLDMAMMLPCFGIGASSQALFARVGGGIFTKAADVGADLVGKVEAGIPEDDPRNPATIADNVGDNVGDVAGMGADLYESYYNSMLACAALGVTAGLGIAGMVVPMILAGLGIFLSIIGIYAVKTKEEASQKELLKALGKGINLSSVLILISSAVVIKYMLPQNFGIWGSIVTGLIAGVIVGKGTEYYTSSNYSPTKGIAGNAKTGPATVIIDGIATGMMSTIIPVITISAAILLSYAFAGGFSNISLGLYGIAIAAVGMLSTLGLTLATDAYGPIADNAGGNAEMSGLEPYVRERTDALDALGNTTAATGKGFAIGSAALTAMALIASFVEQIKVGLERSGTTVIQVAGTSINLASAKLSDLMGYLDVTLINPKVLIGLFIGGMASFVFSAMTMKAVGRAAGSMVEEVRRQFREIAGIMEGTGKPDYAACVAISTKGAQREMFVPALLALLVPIVTGLILGVPGVVGLLAGSLTVGFLLAVFMANAGGAWDNAKKYIESGILGGKGSPAHKAAVVGDTVGDPFKDTSGPSLNILLKLMSIVSVVFAGIIIKFSPKIGALLHLH; the protein is encoded by the coding sequence ATGAAAAGTTTTTTACGTAAACCGATTTTTAAAAATAACCAGGTTAGCATTGTCATGATACTTTTAATGCTAACAATCCTGATTCTTGGGGTATCAAAGTCAGGATTATTGTCTCCCAGCGCACATGCGCAGGGGGCAGGGAAGAGCGGTGAAGAGAGACCGCAGTTTGAACTCGGGGAATCCGCTCAAAAAGAAAGACCTCTGTTTGCACTGGACGGAGCGGTCCATAAGGAAATGGCGGACACATCGGATACTATACCCAAATTGTGGTGGATTGCGCCGGTCGGAGCCCTGTTCGCCCTTTTTTATGCACGGAAATTTTACCGGGAAGTCATGAAATCGCCTGATGGCAACGATACCATGAAATTGATCGCCGGGCATGTCAGAGAAGGCGCCTATGCCTATCTGAAACAACAATACAAGGTTGTCGGCATCTTCTTTGTTGGCGCATTCCTTGTGCTTCTTTTCATCTCCTTTGGATTGCATGCCCAATCAAAGGTAGTTCCTTTTGCATTTCTCTCCAGCGGCTTTTTGTCTGGCCTTGCCGGTTTCCTCGGGATGAAGACCGCCACCAGCGCAAGCTCCAGGACTGCAGAGGGTGCGCGGAAATCGCTGAACCAGGGACTCCAGGTTGCATTCAGAAGCGGCGCCGTCATGGGGCTTATTGTGGTAGGTATGGGGCTCCTTGATATTTCTCTCTGGTTCTTTGTGTTCCGCAAATTTACCAGCATTTCGCTGCTTGATATGGCTATGATGCTGCCGTGTTTTGGCATCGGCGCAAGCTCTCAGGCCTTGTTTGCCAGGGTAGGTGGTGGGATATTCACCAAGGCTGCCGATGTAGGAGCTGATCTGGTGGGTAAAGTGGAGGCAGGCATTCCCGAAGACGATCCAAGAAATCCCGCCACGATTGCCGACAACGTCGGTGACAACGTTGGCGACGTAGCAGGGATGGGCGCTGACTTGTATGAATCGTACTATAATTCCATGCTGGCCTGCGCGGCGCTGGGGGTAACTGCCGGTCTTGGCATCGCCGGTATGGTGGTGCCGATGATTCTGGCGGGGCTTGGCATATTCCTCTCCATTATCGGAATTTATGCGGTTAAAACAAAGGAAGAGGCATCCCAAAAAGAACTCCTGAAGGCGCTGGGAAAAGGCATCAACCTCAGCTCTGTCCTGATCTTGATTTCCTCAGCTGTGGTGATCAAGTATATGCTGCCCCAGAATTTTGGCATCTGGGGTTCGATTGTGACCGGATTGATAGCGGGCGTTATAGTCGGTAAGGGTACCGAATACTATACCTCTTCCAATTATTCGCCGACCAAGGGCATTGCCGGAAATGCAAAGACAGGCCCGGCAACGGTCATTATCGACGGTATTGCCACGGGCATGATGTCTACCATTATCCCCGTTATTACCATTTCTGCGGCGATTTTATTAAGTTATGCCTTTGCAGGCGGTTTTTCAAATATTTCACTTGGTCTTTACGGGATTGCCATTGCAGCAGTGGGTATGCTTTCCACTCTGGGATTAACCTTGGCAACGGATGCTTACGGGCCTATTGCCGATAATGCCGGTGGTAATGCAGAAATGAGCGGTCTTGAACCCTATGTCAGGGAAAGGACGGATGCACTCGATGCATTAGGAAATACCACGGCAGCAACCGGAAAAGGTTTTGCCATCGGTTCTGCTGCGCTCACGGCCATGGCCCTGATCGCCTCCTTTGTTGAACAAATAAAAGTGGGATTGGAACGATCGGGGACGACGGTTATTCAGGTTGCCGGAACATCGATTAATTTGGCCAGTGCAAAATTATCTGATCTGATGGGTTACCTGGATGTTACCTTGATTAACCCCAAGGTGCTCATCGGTTTATTTATTGGCGGTATGGCGTCGTTTGTATTCAGCGCTATGACGATGAAGGCGGTGGGGCGTGCCGCAGGAAGTATGGTGGAAGAGGTGCGAAGGCAATTTAGAGAAATCGCGGGGATCATGGAAGGAACCGGCAAACCAGACTATGCAGCCTGTGTGGCGATCAGCACCAAAGGAGCGCAGCGTGAGATGTTTGTGCCTGCCCTTCTCGCCTTACTGGTACCAATTGTTACCGGCTTGATTTTAGGTGTCCCCGGAGTTGTAGGCCTTTTAGCGGGAAGCTTAACGGTAGGGTTCCTGCTGGCAGTCTTTATGGCCAATGCAGGCGGCGCCTGGGATAACGCGAAAAAGTATATTGAAAGCGGCATCCTGGGCGGAAAGGGTTCGCCGGCGCATAAGGCTGCAGTCGTTGGCGATACGGTGGGAGACCCCTTCAAAGACACATCAGGTCCGTCTTTGAATATCCTGCTGAAACTCATGTCAATTGTGTCGGTTGTCTTTGCGGGCATTATCATCAAATTTTCACCCAAAATAGGCGCCCTTTTGCACCTTCACTAG